In Besnoitia besnoiti strain Bb-Ger1 chromosome I, whole genome shotgun sequence, the genomic window AGCTGCAGCATCTTCTTGCGCCGAGGGGCCCGGTCGCGTCATTCCCGCTCTCTTTTCGAATGCATCCGCTCTTCAGCTTTCAGACTGTCGGCGCGTGGCGTTGTACCGGCGCCAGCACGTGACGGCGTCTTCTGGGCTGTCGAAGACGAGCTTCATTTACCAGTTCCGGCAGTACGCAGTGGTGCGGCGGGCAGCGGGCGTGACGTCtggcgtgcggcggctgctcgaggcggcgacgcgccctgcggcggagaagaagatcTTCAAGAGTCtcggcctgcgcgaggcgacgaagaagagcgagcaagcgcgcgaggcgcgcgcgaaggagcgcctgcggcaggggctcgagcgcggcgcgctctccgaggcggaggaggacgaggcgagcgacggggggggagcgggcgcgcgcaggcggcgcgatCTGGACATCTGCGACGTGACGCTCagtcgcgagcgcggcggccgcggcagctgcttctcagacagcgaggcggaggacgacgacgagaatGTCGTCGAGttcgacgcagagacggcggtcgccgcctgcccAACGAGTGCCCGCGCCAAGAAACAGAGTCTGGACGCGCTGCTCAGCTCCTGCGCCGAGGGAGGCTTGCTCCGCGAAGACagaaggaagaagcgcgccgcagacgacgacgaagaggaggtcGAAGCCGACGACGACAGAGACGAGACCTGGAAAATggccgtctccctcgtcgaGCTCGGCCCCCGAATGGAGCTGCAACTCGTGAAAATCGAAGAAGACgtctgcgctggcggaggtgagcagagaagacgccgagacggcgcgcgtcgcgggaCGACTTGGAGGCCCGGGCAGCCTgcgggtttagggtttagggtttttcATTTCGTGCTTGAGTCTTTCTGTCGTCGATTCCACTCCGCGCCctcagccgcagcgagcgaaaGCGTACCGTGCCTATCGACTGCATGGATAGACACCTACGCAGCGAGATATGCGCAagccgctgcgctggcggttCCTTCGGAGTGGAGAATGGAGACGCATTTCGAGGGACGAGAGCTGCCAAtctgcagacagagaggcatGAACGAATGAGGTCGTTTCGAGTAGACGGAGCGGAAGGTCTGCGTGTGCTCACGTCGCGAGGGCGGTGTCTTTCTTGTGTATGCGGTCGCAGTTCTGTATCATCACTTCATCTCGAAGACTCctgaggagctgcgcgtTCTCAAAGCCAAAGAAGCTGCGCTGAAGGCTGAGCGCCAGTAAGTCGTTTCTCCTCTTTCCAGTCTCTCTGTTCTTTGTCCTTCACGTGATCTTGCTCTGCCTCCGGTGCTCGGGTTTCTGCCGGTCTTCACGTTGCGTTTTCTCTTGGTTCCTACGCAGCTCTGGTTTGTCGTGAGCCGCCCCCCATTTGATTTCTCCTCAGTGTGTCGGCTCGGGTTTCTTTGTTTTGGCTCGCCTGGCGACTTGAGGTCTGAGTGGCTTTGGTCGAGACCGTCGTCCCTCGGCTTGTGCTGCagcctcccccctctcccgtTTGTCTGCATCGCGTCTGAGACGCGATGCTTCGCTTGTTCGCTCGCGTACCCCcaggcgccagcgcgaggagatGGAGCGCGCAGTCGAGAtgcagatgaagaagaagcggaaggcggaggaggcgagcgacgcaagCGGTGCGTCCAGCGAGGACGAGTCAGCGGGCAGCGAAGGCAAGAAAGGTggcaagcgcgagcgcgagacagagaagcggaTCGCGCCGTCGTTCGATGAGCTGGCTGGGGCGCTtctggaggagggcgagagctCGGGGTCTTCAGAGAAGGGTCGCAAACGCACGCGACACGtagcgcgaggcgaagacgactcAGACGCTGGTGAAGAAAGTgaagccgacgacgacgccggcgctgcgggagacgacgaagccGATGAAGACGATGAAGGCGATGGAGGGACAggccgcgggggggcgggcaaGCGAAGAAAGTAAGCCGGCGCGTAGCCATGCGAGCCAAACAGTCAGCTGTGCAGTAGACTGGCGAGGCAGACTGAGCGCATTCTGGTGAAGGCTCCCGGCGTCGTCGGAGGGCCTCAGTTGTTTACTGCATGGTGCTGTCGTCCATTCCGGCTCAGGCTCCTGTAGCGACTCTCGCAGAGAGCCTCCGTGGTGCCTCGAGACGCCTTTCACGTGTGTCGCAGCGCGGAGTGCGGGGAAGTCTTTTCTTTACTCGTTCGCGCGTCGTGTcgtgtgtgcggcgcgtctgcaggttCCATCCATTCTCGTtcaagaggaaggagaagaagaaagaggcggaggccggcgacgacAGTGGGGGCGAGATCCCGACGGTCTCGGAGCGCGACTTGAAGGGCAGCGGgaaagacgcgcagcggTCAGGAGCTCGAAGCAACTTGAAGAAGGCTCGGGAGCCGCGCGGACGGAAAACCGCTGCCAGTATGGTGCTGCGGAAGTaccagaaggcgaaggagcgaaGCCGGAAGTCTGGAAAGAAGTGAAAAAACTGAAACAGCTTTATGTCACGCACATGCCGGACGCTTTGCGCCTCGGGACGTTTTCCGACAAACCAAAGAAGGGCGCGGCACGTTCGCGCTCAActcgtgtctccgcgcggcgttccccgtcgccctcgccgggTTCTGGCAGGCGTCCTCTCTCCGGGGTTTACAGGAGGTCGATGTGCGCGTTTTTCTGACAGGCTCAGGAACTGCGTTGTCTTCTCGAAGGCCAGCGAGGCAGGAGGGTGCTCCGGTGCATCTCGTGTTCTGTTGTGGATTCCTCTCTATCCTcccgctttttctctctccgactgtgcctgcctcttctgctcGCTCGCCCTTCAGTGCCTCGGCAGTGTCCTCCGTGACGCTCGCCAGGCGGTGCTTCAGACCTCAAAATCAAGCCACTCGAACGGTTTCTGAAGAGAACTTTTGCGAGAAAAAACACCGAAGCAGCAGCGTGTGGAAGCCATCAGTTAACTAGCGCTCCGCCGTGTGCACTTAGGAGCATGCAGCACGACGAGGTCTATGCAGACAAACTTGCATACTGCGGCTTACGCGTAGgtgcgcccgcctgcgcggcgtaTACACATATCTGAACAACTCAacaagtatatatatatatatatatatatatatgagggTGCAATTTTTTGTAGACGTGTTCATACGTGTGTGGGAGACATCTTGTCTTCTGCTGTGCCAGCTGCGGATTTTTCCGCGAGCCGATGCGACCTCAGCAACCACACTGcatcgaggccgcggcgcgcccgaaAACCAGATGAGGTTAAGGAGAGAAGGAGTCTATCCCTCCTGGCGGCGTCGTTACATGTGCGATGAGTGTATTTGTCTATCGAACTGACCggggagagacagcgtgCATTGGTCTCGTCGAAGAGCTCGTGACATCCACGCATTCAGTCTCCACTTGAATGTGTGGAGTAGATGTGGAGTTTTTCGCGGGCTGGGGGAGTCTTCGTGCGGCAGAACGGATGGCCGCCAGAAACAGTGAGCTGTTTAGGATTTAGGGTCTGCGATCGTAACGACTGAACTAACTACGTTACTGCTATGTAGGACTCCAGACAAGCGGAAACGTGGCGTGTCTGAACAACCTCCTTATGTCTGAAAGGAAGCTGCGGTATATAGGGCGTCCACATCGAGATATGTGATATACTCGCAAGGTGGAATTTTTTAGGGATTCGGCCGGTCCGTCAAGAAGCGTGTTCACAACAGCGTCACGACGTGTGCTCCACTAGGATAGCTATCGAGCCTGACTAAAAAATTTCCAAGAAGTATTTCACATGCTTGTGGGGACCTCTGCACGGACTCCTCGAGTCCTCATACATCAGCCACGGGGCTTTCTGATCATCTCCGCAGCCAGATACATTAATAAGGAAGTAAATTCAGCGAGATCTGCGGCAAATCGTTTTATTTTCCCGCCGGCAGGAATTCGCATTCTGCAGGTCGTGGCTGATAGTGGCGGCATACTGCGTGTGGGCATATGAACCTCTCTAGAGAGGCAGGGCACATTTGGTTAGGCCGCCTCACATACTTCAGTTGGAGCGCAGAACCCCGAAAAACGGCGATCCTGTTGGGCAGGTCACGTTTTCCATGCTCTTTTTCACATACATCAGGGTGCGCACAGTCGCTTTTGTAGTATGCCTCCCTTTATGCAGCCGTTTGTGCGACGGATGTGTAAGGCGTACGAGAAAAACGGCTGTACCCAGGTTGTATGCAGATGTAAGCCTTTAGCCTtcactgcatgcgcgctggGGGCCGTAGCTGCGCTGTCTCCCGCGGTAAATGCAGCAAAACAACACCGACGCTTTACCGTGTCGCGCGACGGAGAACGCAACGGCGGTGGCACACTGATTCTCCACCGAAAAACGGAGGACGGGGCGTTTCTGAAAACTTCTGACGGGAGAGACGTTGGGATCTGCGCCTGGGGGAAGCAAGCGCTGTCCATCCTTGTGTTTTCCGGTGCCTCTTTGGCAACCGCCGGACAGCGACGTGTTTTTTTGGTGTGTCTCGGCTTCGGCGTCAAAAATCGAGCTTGACTTTGCAGTCTTTTTCGTCTGATCCCCTTTTCAAAACTGTCGTCGTCTCTACGTGTATTGTCTGGGGCACAGTCCTTCGTGGCGGGCTCCCCTCCCTGctcgcttctctcgtctttttAGTTCGAAAACTGTCCGCTTGAgcggccgctgtcgcttcgTTCTCTTCGTTTTGTCTTCTCCCCCGTTCGCTGTGGCGtccctcgtcgtcgtttAGTGCCCATTCTCTCCATGTTTGGTGCGTCAGCCGcgaacgcagccgcgccgtcctccggcggagcgacgggcggcggccttTTTGGCGCCACGgcctctcccttctccgcctcaggCTCGTCGCTGTTTGGCGCTTCAGGAGCTGCTGGGAAGCCAGCGACGGGCGGCCTCTTTGGAGCCTCAGCGCCCTCcggcggagggggcggcTCTACGGGTCTCtttggcggcggcagcgcggcttcctcttcgctcttcgggggctccagcgcgccggcggggcaGTCGTCTGCATTGGGGGTAGGCAAGGGACTCTTCGgctcgacgacggcagcaACCTCAGCGTCAAAGCCttctctcttcggcgccgcagctcctgcgaccgccgctgcaggcacACCTGCGACAGCCCCCTCCTCTTCCACTGCCGCTGGAAGCCTCTTTGGAGGTCTCGCGAAGCCTGCCGGTACCGAGGCGAGTGCCACTAGAGCCGCGTCGggaggcggcctcttcggcgccgggTCTGGAGCCCAACCCGCCGGTGGCCTCTTTGGCGCCCAACCGCCCACTGCCGGcaccgcgccggcgacgaccggcggcctcttcggcgccgcggtgccaagcgcctcgcagccgtcAACTGCGGGCGCAGGACTGTTTTCTTCAGATAAACCCGCGGGAGGGGCGACTGGGACTGCGGCGACAGGCACCGGCTCTTCGCTCTTtgggggcggcgcctcggccggCGGGCTCTTTGGAGCCGTCACGGCAACGAGCTCAGCGACGTCCGGAGCCGCTACTTCGGCGACTGCGCCTGCGACTGGCGGAGGCTTGttcggcgcggcgaagcccgctgcggccgccactCCTGCCGCCGAGGGCACAAGCTCCCCACAGACAGACAAAGACGCCGTGaagcctgcggctgcgtcctCCCTCTTTGGCGCCtcagctgctggaggaaaggagacaggggcggcagctggaggcctaggttcgtcttctctcttcggcgcagcgaagccaggaggcgcggccgcgacgaccGGTGGGGCGTCCTCGATTtttggcgcggcggcgaccacgTCGACAGACGCTCCGACCGCGGCGAAACCCTTAGGAAACACTTCTTCGTCCCCGTTTGGAGCcggggcggctgctgcagcaaagccggcgggaggcgcgacggcggcggcgggcgggctCGTTGGGGCGGCGAGctccgcagcgacgacggatgcggcgaaggccgccgggAAGCCAGGGGAGACAGCTGGATGCTCTAGTGGAGCCCAagccggcgcagcagcgggcgcgacgacggctgcggccctgcctccgccgcagcaggtCGCTTTGGAGACGTTGCAGCACGAGAGAGTCGAGGAGGTGCTAGCGAAGTGGGAaaagcggctgcagcggcgcgtgcggcggttCAACGAAGTGGCTGAGGAAGTGGGGAGCGTCGAGAAGGCCATGATTGAAGAGAGCAAGAAGATCCACGCGCTGCGTGAAGAGCAGATCAAGATTGAGCGCCGGCAGATGTACGTTTCCGACATCATCGACGGCTTGGAGCGACAGCAACGCGACCTCCTCACGCTGCTGGCTGCCGTGGAGGCCTCGGTGCTTCAACAGATCCCtgacggcgcctgcggcgacgctgcgcggccgAGCGCAGGGAATCATATCTCCTTGGTTGGGGGCGCGCTGCTTGCGTCTTCAGCGGAGGAGTTGATGTCCAGGCGCCTGAGAAACATTGAGGAACAGCTGGGAGACGTCGGTCTCGCGCTGTCTGAGGCGGCCGAGCGGTTCAAGCCGGGTCCCCTGGGCAGCGTCGCCCAAGTCCTCGGCGTGCACCAAGCTGCGCTGCAAGCTTCTTGGAGGCAGGCAAACGAAATCCAAGAACGGgtggacgcgctgcagcgcgcgaccGCAAACGCGAGCCAGGTAGGCCAGCGGTGACGCAGTCGGCGTGGGCTCCGCgaacgccgccagcggccctTTTCGCCCGGACTTTTCTCAGTCTTTCTGGGCATcttgcgcagcgcctcgctaTCTTCTGTGAATCGATTTGCGTCCACGCTGCTCCCGGTGCGTCTCGTCGTGTTCGTCTCTCGGGCAGCTTTCGTCTCCACGCGCCCATCGAGGGTGTCCTGCGCTCTCTGTGCGCGTCTTGTTGAGAGTCTGGGGCTCGCCGCCTCAGGGGAGgagggacgcgcggagggcagaagaggcgacagaggtGTTTTCTGCAGCAGTCCGCGGTCGACTCAAAGCGCCTCGTTTCACACGTGTAGGCTTTGCGAAGACTGAGAAGCACCAGCGCTGAGGCGGTTCCTACCGCAAGGGCCTCGCACTGTCGTTCAGGtgtgtcgcctgcgctggacgcgaggggggcggcgggggagggcgTCAACCGGATGTTTTGTCATTTGCCTGGCATGTGTCGCACAGTCATGATCGTGCCTTGTGGACGGGCAAGGCCAAAAAAGCTGACGCTTCTCGAAAGACTTCTTGGCACTTTCACAAATATCTCATCGGACGAGTGTGCCTCGATTGGGTCTCTCGTCACTCGCCGCTACTCCCTGGAATCTAGTCACGCGTGGCGCTGCCAATACAGCCGCTCCCAGTGCAGGCACTTAGAGCTTGCCTCGATAGATGCGCATATCTGCGCAAGTCGGAGGGGCACGGAGAGACAATTGCCTTAATTGTAATtagggagagacagacatACGGTAGTCCGCTCAGGAAAGGCGGTCGATACAGAACATGACGCAAGCGAGATATCTTGCGTATGAACTTGCTCTCCGCTCGAAGCGGCATTCGCACGGTAGGATATCTTCGCTGTGCTATATTTTTCTGTCATTCTTCGATGCTCCTTGAGAGATATGGAACTGCGCACTCTCCACACGGACTGGCAGGGAGAGACAGTCTGGCAGTGGACGCAGCTTAATGAAGTGTGTGAAGCTGGGTGTTTGTTTGTTCGCCTCTCGTTCCCTGAAAATGAGTGAAGCAAGTGTATCAGAGCGGAAGACAGCGCTTCAGTGGATACATCACGCGAGAGCAAAGCTTCCCAGCCGCATGGGACGTGCGGCGACTATTAAAGCAGGACGCACAGCGAACCATTCGGGCAAGGCAACACGCAGAAGCCGGCGTGGCTGCGACCACCTGCAAGCGAAGTGTAGAAATAGTTTTCAACATTGGCTGAGACGTCGGCGTAATCACTTGCTGAATTCCAAACGCTGCAACTTCTACGCTGAAGTGATGCGACTTCTTGTGTGGGCACCCGGGTGCTCGATCGCGGCACCCACTCTCCTTGTTAAGCTTTGCTTTTCGTCAACTTTCTGACGAGATTGGCATGTTCTCTTCAACGACACATGGATCCTTTCTTTTGGGCTCGTGAACTGTTGAAGAATGGATTGCTCGCTCCTGTCAAAACCTTGCAGTTCTATTCTAAAGATCCCCAGTGAGACGCACACTTCCTCAAGTTCATGTCGCATGTCGATGGAGTGCACGTACTTAGGGAATATAGAAGCACGCATCTGAATGAATCTCAGCAGAATGGAAAGACATATacaggaaaaaaaaagaaagtCGACAGACCCGGTCGTTCCAGTAGGATGAGGAAAGGCAACGAATGCAGGTCCCTGAAGTCACGCCAGGGCAAGTCGTGAAGAGGCCCATGTGAGTGGAACTCGC contains:
- a CDS encoding brix domain-containing protein (encoded by transcript BESB_007580): MGRRRRTGKASRRAAPPHARPGKPGAAEEPQDSRHASTFSGSASAPCSFVVKRGRLTPSARLLVQDLRMLMSPYCSSRLREKRSNKLKDFVAVSSLLGVTHLQALSQTEAGVYLKVAQLPNGPTLTFLVKKFTLMKDIRKAAGSKARNDARDFRSPALLLFSGGSAGEKEKKRDKKAGEDEPPGDHAALKARDVEQLVTKMMKNVFPAIDVQNVALSDCRRVALYRRQHVTASSGLSKTSFIYQFRQYAVVRRAAGVTSGVRRLLEAATRPAAEKKIFKSLGLREATKKSEQAREARAKERLRQGLERGALSEAEEDEASDGGGAGARRRRDLDICDVTLSRERGGRGSCFSDSEAEDDDENVVEFDAETAVAACPTSARAKKQSLDALLSSCAEGGLLREDRRKKRAADDDEEEVEADDDRDETWKMAVSLVELGPRMELQLVKIEEDVCAGGVLYHHFISKTPEELRVLKAKEAALKAERQRQREEMERAVEMQMKKKRKAEEASDASGASSEDESAGSEGKKGGKRERETEKRIAPSFDELAGALLEEGESSGSSEKGRKRTRHVARGEDDSDAGEESEADDDAGAAGDDEADEDDEGDGGTGRGGAGKRRKFHPFSFKRKEKKKEAEAGDDSGGEIPTVSERDLKGSGKDAQRSGARSNLKKAREPRGRKTAASMVLRKYQKAKERSRKSGKK
- a CDS encoding hypothetical protein (encoded by transcript BESB_007590), producing MFGASAANAAAPSSGGATGGGLFGATASPFSASGSSLFGASGAAGKPATGGLFGASAPSGGGGGSTGLFGGGSAASSSLFGGSSAPAGQSSALGVGKGLFGSTTAATSASKPSLFGAAAPATAAAGTPATAPSSSTAAGSLFGGLAKPAGTEASATRAASGGGLFGAGSGAQPAGGLFGAQPPTAGTAPATTGGLFGAAVPSASQPSTAGAGLFSSDKPAGGATGTAATGTGSSLFGGGASAGGLFGAVTATSSATSGAATSATAPATGGGLFGAAKPAAAATPAAEGTSSPQTDKDAVKPAAASSLFGASAAGGKETGAAAGGLGSSSLFGAAKPGGAAATTGGASSIFGAAATTSTDAPTAAKPLGNTSSSPFGAGAAAAAKPAGGATAAAGGLVGAASSAATTDAAKAAGKPGETAGCSSGAQAGAAAGATTAAALPPPQQVALETLQHERVEEVLAKWEKRLQRRVRRFNEVAEEVGSVEKAMIEESKKIHALREEQIKIERRQMYVSDIIDGLERQQRDLLTLLAAVEASVLQQIPDGACGDAARPSAGNHISLVGGALLASSAEELMSRRLRNIEEQLGDVGLALSEAAERFKPGPLGSVAQVLGVHQAALQASWRQANEIQERVDALQRATANASQVGQR